The following nucleotide sequence is from Aptenodytes patagonicus chromosome 6, bAptPat1.pri.cur, whole genome shotgun sequence.
CAGACTGGAACAGAAGGAAGCAGGAAATAATGGCATGCCCAAAGCCTGACCCTGCCAGACAGATGTCCTGGGTACTTTCCCTCAGTCTGGCTGCTGGCATTTCCCCTCCAATTGATACTACGCAGAAGCTAGGTCTCCGGGCACCCTCTCTTCTCTGGCCAGTCCTGCCAGGACTGCAAACATGAACAAGAAGACAGAGATGATCTTTATACAGACAGTTACAGCCATAAGCAGAGGGATTTCACAACCATCCAGTGTATCAATGCGAGTGTGGTGGGCACGACACATGGGATCATGGCTGCAGTGATTTCCTCCTTCCTTGCATGACAGCGAGGAAGCATTTCACCTGGGATGCATGAAGCCCGACGTAGCCGAGAGTCGCAGGGTACGATCAGAGCCATCATCTACTTTTTCACCCCATTAATACAGTCTTTTGCAAAGCAAAGTGCGAGAGAGAAAGCCACGATTCAAACGTCACACGATAGTTACCTAAGCACGCAAGACGTGCAACCAGCCTGGGAGCCCTTTGAGGAAGCACTTGGGAGCCGATTGCTAAGACACAACATTCTCCTAAGAAGCCAAAAAACTTGCGGAGCTGTCAGCAGGGCTGGTGCCAGAGGTTCGGCTCGCCTTTCAGCTTGCTTTCCGACCTGCGCCGTtgccatctcccagccaggaAGAAAACACGGAAAACTACCTCTCAGGTCGCACTTGGAGGTGCTGCTACAGATGCTTTAAGGCTTGGGACAACCTTCTTGTTCATTTGGCTTAAGCTGAAAGTAACAGACCTCTGTGTCGACCTAACAAGgttctttcaaattaaaagacCTGGAATACAGGAAAGAAGCATTCGCGGCGAAATTAATCTCTACCCTGGAGCAAACCATAACTAACTCTATAGGTTATGAACAATTTACAGGGATTACCTGGACCAGACCTTTCTACAAACCGTGTTTTAATTCTGCACCCGTAGCgtgcacctccctctccccttacCTTGAAGTGCACCCAGGGCCTTTCATGCTGCCTCACTGCTGCGAGCTAGAAAATATCTCCTTTGCAAATTGACTCCAATACTCCTTTTGTCTACGGGCTCCTCCGGCTCTTACTGTACGCATCGCTATTTCTAGCATCCCACCGGTGCTATAAATGGCTGGGATAGGTGAGAACAAAAAGGGAGTGGCTAGGTGTTCCCAGGAGTTGGTGGAAGTTAATTAATAAGCCATGAAAAGCGCTGGTATGGCATGACATAAACACAGGTACAAAGAGCTGCCTCGGGAGACGGGGTTTGCAACTTTTTCAGGGAAGTAAGGAATTAGCGGGGACCCCTTAGCAGGGACCCCGTTCTCTcctggctgtggcagggaggCGTGGGGGGCTCACAGCAGGATCCGGGCAGGGTGCCGTGCCagcagggggctggaggagggcacCATTGGCCCCTTCGTCACCCTGCACACCGTCACATCACTTGTTCAGCGCCCCTTCCCTGCACACCGCCACGCCGCTTGGTGCCGTGGTCAGTGCCTGCCGTGCCTTTCCTCCACTTCTTGCTCGGTGGTTTAGGGCTGTAATTCTCTGCCAGACACATTTGGCAACAGGAAATTAGGGACAACAGCAAAACAGGAACCGTGTTCACCTATCAGGAATTTCCCTTAAAGCATTTAGACTTCAAACTCTTTCCCAGTGAAAATGCAATTATTGTAGCTGGAGGTTAAAGGCTTAGAGACTTTGCTGTATCTAGGCCTTGGGAGAGAGAGCTCCTGCCCCTAAACGGGTGTTATATTATGGTTCCTCTACAAAGTGACTTTCTGGTCATTACAACCATTACAACTTGCATTACACAGGAATTTGAGACTCCACCAAGGCTCCTGTACGCCAGCACTTCACAAACTGGGTTTGATGGTTGCAAATTGCCCCGCGAGAGCAGGATTTGCCTTGCAAGTCTGGAGGTGGGGTAATCTCCCCGCTCCCCACGCTGGGGGTGAAGTCGATGCTCTCCTCATTTGGGCAACAAAAAGCTCACCCACGTCTCCCAGCCTGGAACAGGGGATTAAGCTGCTGCTTTTGGTCTTTTACGGCCATGCCACTTCCCATGCACCCCCTGACATggtcccctttccctccccacccacaGTGCCACCTTTCTAAACCTCGTATGCTGGTGGCCCAACCTGCCACACCAAGAGCCACATCCTCAGCATTCTGGTATCCTTCACGTACGTTGCTAAGTCTTCAGAGTGCCCAAATatacagcatttctttttaaatcacagCTTCCTCAAGCCAGCTCCAGGACTGCAAACCTGTACCTGCATGCTGTATGTGGGCCAACGCTGATGCTTACTGAGGACATCCTGCAGGTGGCATCACTAAAGAGGCCATAACCTGATGCTATTGTGGGCTTTTGGACAAGCATATTAGATCAAAACAAGAGAGGAAGAGCAACATTTTCACTTGGAGATGGTGGTATAGCATCCACAGGTGGTTCTCCTGTGCCTCTGATGCTTCACGTGTACACCCCAAGTGAGAAAATGCCTCCTCTGGCTGGTGTCACTCCACTAATAAATCAGAGCAAACTAAGGGGCGAGAGAGCTGGAATATCCACACACAGTATCTGCATGCTTGGTTTCAGTGTTCAGATTAAATAGGAAACCTACATGGTCAAAACCAATAATGTGCTCTTCTTCAGAAAGAGCAGGCACCCCTGAAAAGAGCAACGACGTTCCTTTACTTGTTCCATCacactaagaaaataaaacaaggagCATTCCACATGCTTGCTTGATCCACCAGTTTGTTTATGGCTAAAGTGCAGTTACTGAGCTAGAGATGCCATCCTTGCGTGATGGTATCTGCTCGCTTCTCAGCGCGTATTGCTCTCAAGAACTTGAGGGCAGCGTCTTGTACGGATTGAGGATCCCTTTGGGGTCTAAGATGGCTTTGAAACGCTGCATTAGAAAGACTGCCTCATTGGGTTTGCTGTACTGAATGAACTGCTTTTTCTTGAAGCCCAGTCCGTGCTCTGCACTGATACTGCCATTGTATCTTGCAGTCCACTCGTACACAAATGGCTCAATGGCATCCAGCAGGGAATAGCTATAGGACTCCGCCGTGATGTTCAAGTGCAAGTTTCCGTCTCCTGGAAGAAAACATTGCAGAGGTGGGTCTGTAAGAAAAACTCAGTGGCCCTGCAACAGAGACTCATTACTGTCTCCTCCATGTACTCAAACAATGGTGCCTTTGTTAGTCTCCAAACTGTGCGAAAAAGGACAAGTTCACTGTCCTTCTACAAACATCAGCCTCTCCATGTGCAAATAATTCAAATAGGATCTTTGTTTTTACAtgctttcagtaaaatatttgagGAAGTGTTCTGAGTTAAGCTACTTTCAAATTCCCACTtgtgattttaaaattcaaacaaCTGTGCTGCATTAATTATTGTCCCACTATTGAGATGGCATGCCAAAGACTTCCCCAATGGTATTTCATAATGATCATTAGATTTTAATATGGCCCTTCATCACTTTCTCTCTCCCTATTATGTTTGTGCAATGTTCTAAATGCACTTTGGCACTGTGtcaacagaaacaaagcaagcagaacattttctccttttgccaCTTGCGTGTGATGGTATTTGATTAAGCACATAGTTGCTGGGTATTCAGAAGACAAAGCACACAAAGATAAACACAACTTAACTCATTCTCACTCTGAAACCTCTTCCTGCACCCCAGCAAACCCTCACAGTACACAGCTTAATCCTCAATACCAAGAGCTACCAGAGGCAGCCTTTGTTATGCAAACTTGTGTTTGCATGTCCTTCAAATAATCTCAAATCAAGTGTGCTGAAcagtattctcttttttttttttttaacagaacagcTCTGCTAAGCTACCCATTTACCTGTATGTAAAATCAAATGAGTTTCAAAGCATTCTAACAAATGTACCAGCCTTTCTGTGCATTACTTTTATCACTCTCTTTTGGAGGGTTAATGGCTCAGACATAATTGATTTCCAATACGACTAATCACTTTGGACAAGAAAGCATTTATCTACCAAATTTGTCTAAGTACATTAATCAAATTGATGGTCCAATTAAACAACCTACATACTTAAATAGAAAGTACAGAGCAAGAAGGTACAAATGACCACTTCAGTGGCTGGCTGGCTAGCAACCTGCCATTAATATATGGAATGCAGCCTGAAAGCAATGAAATTCAAACACGAAGATCCTTACGCATCCTCCGCTTCTGACAGCTCTCAGCTATTTAGTCTATGCCTCTCATTAATCTAAAAACAACCTTTAAAACTACTAGGAAGGTGCACAGCAAAACCTGGAGCACAAAAGAGCAATCACCTCCTTTCCCAGCATCTACACTTACCCAAGTGGCCGTAGCCCACCACGTTTTTGGCACACTGGCCCAGCCGAGCCCTTGTGTCAGTCACGAGATCATACAGCtttcccacagggagagaaatgTCGTATTTGTAGACATAGCCATCGTGAGTGAGGGCCTCTGTGATCCTCTCCCGCAGGCTCCACAGTGTCTGATGAATCAAAGATCAAAGAAATCCAAATAAACCATGCACCTCTTGGGTTCTGTGCTTTGTggcatggaggaaaaaaaagccttgatgCTTCACACATAACATCAACTTCTGATTTCCCTCAATATCCTCTATCTCTTGGAAGCTAGTAATAATGCTTTCTTGGCAGCATCATACAGTAAAGTGATACACCAACTCTTCAAGCTTGACAGCACCCCACATAGAAAGAACACAGGCATGGGCATTCTCTCCAAAGTTGTTCTGGGTTTCCCAAGAAGTGGGGATGTGCCTCCTCCAGTTTAGTACTGCAAGGGTAGGTTTGGGAACTGGGACTGGAAGAAACATGGGTCAGTGTAAAAGACTCATGTTCACTGGGCAGACACAAATCACTCTCCTCACTGAGATACTATGTGTCTGTCTTGTTCCCTGGGACCACAGTCCCTGGCTCTAACACATTGTCATGCTGGCCTACAGACTTTGCTCACTCCTGGCCTTGCTGACAACTCAGCTTCTGGTTTCGATAGTTTTCAGGCAGTTTGGGTCCTACCCCAGCAACTACTGAAAGATGTTATTCATTATTCTGATCTTTTTAGAAGAGAAAACATCCACTGAAACTCCAAATATTCAGGCTTTCTGGGAAGAATCAGCAGTGGTAAGTATTCTCTCTTAGCGTTCTTACTCAATATGCCAAATAAGCTACTAGATCACTCAGGAACGTTTATACCAAACATCAGTCTGAATATTTccctattaaaaatacaaatccaaATAGAGAATCATGTCAAAGAGATTTGCACAAGAGGAAACGATGacttgcctttattttcttatcATCTGTTGCCACAGTTCCATCAGTGACCAAACCAGAATTCATGGCCTGTTCTAGGAAGTTGTTCAATTTTTCTTCATCATGGGTCGAGTTGGAGCCTGAAGTTtcaattaaaacataaaaagggcTGCCTGAAAGTGAGGGAGAACAGAATAAGCAGATGCTCTGGGATAAAAGCACAGGAATTTAGTGCAGGTTCTGGTGCTTTTCCCAAGCTTAGCACATTTCATAAAGTTGCTCTACTGCCCAGATTCTCTGGTGCCATGCGGAAGGGTAGCTTAAGTGGCAATCTTTTATCTGTAGGGCACTTTTACATGCTCTATCCTTTACCTAGCCACTGCTTTTCAGAAACCTAGCAGTTTtgtggaaacaaacagaaataaaaagtcgTATGTGTTTGGAATTGAATACTGGGTACAAAAATTATGAGGGATGCCCACACActcactgacacacacacacaaatatataaaaaaaaaaaaacctaggctAAAAATCCCTAAGCTGTACAATGCCTCTTTCTACAGCACAAATGACACTGTTACCTGCCACTGGGCTGGACAGCTTGAGATGTCTCTCAACCAATTCCATGCACTTCTCATCCATGAACTCATAGGCAGACAGGATCTCTCCCAGCATGGCTCTGCAGGTTGTAAATGTTTCCAGAACCTTAGTGAAACTCTGGCACCCTTCAGACAGAACACAGAGAGGAATCAGGAACAAAAAACAGCCCCCCAACACCTTGTAAAAAGTTTTAAAGTCTATCAGGCTTCAAGTCATCTTTCCCAT
It contains:
- the D2HGDH gene encoding D-2-hydroxyglutarate dehydrogenase, mitochondrial isoform X2, translating into MCQAGCILEKLNEYLEEQGFIMPLDLGAKGSCHIGGNVATNAGGLRLLRYGSLRGTVLGLEVVLADGSALNCLASLRKDNTGYDLKQLFIGSEGTLGIITAVSILCPQKPKAVNLAFLGCQSFTKVLETFTTCRAMLGEILSAYEFMDEKCMELVERHLKLSSPVAGSPFYVLIETSGSNSTHDEEKLNNFLEQAMNSGLVTDGTVATDDKKIKTLWSLRERITEALTHDGYVYKYDISLPVGKLYDLVTDTRARLGQCAKNVVGYGHLGDGNLHLNITAESYSYSLLDAIEPFVYEWTARYNGSISAEHGLGFKKKQFIQYSKPNEAVFLMQRFKAILDPKGILNPYKTLPSSS